From one Oceanimonas doudoroffii genomic stretch:
- a CDS encoding TAXI family TRAP transporter solute-binding subunit, which yields MKLIKHCLLGASLALSATTTQAAEFINVLTGGTSGVYYPLGVAMSQLYGKEIPDARVQVQATRASVENLTLLQKGRGEIGFALADSVADAWNGVEEAGFNAPLKKLRAVGATYSNYIQIVARADSGISSLEDLKGKRVSVGAPRSGTELNARAIFQAAGLEYDDFERTEYLPFGESVELMKNRQLDATLQSAGLGMAAFRDLASHAPVVFIPIPAELVAGIGNDAYRPGVIPAGTYTGQDSDVPTVAISNLLITHDKVSDETAYQMAKQVYENLPALRNAHNAANGIDPAQATNGLPLPLHAGAERYFREKGLIQ from the coding sequence ATGAAACTGATCAAACATTGCCTGCTCGGCGCCTCCCTGGCGCTGTCGGCGACCACCACCCAGGCTGCCGAGTTTATTAACGTGCTCACCGGCGGTACCAGTGGCGTCTATTACCCGCTTGGGGTGGCCATGTCTCAGCTTTATGGCAAGGAAATTCCCGACGCTCGAGTACAGGTACAGGCTACGCGGGCATCGGTTGAAAACCTGACCCTGCTGCAAAAGGGCCGGGGTGAAATCGGCTTCGCCCTGGCCGACAGTGTGGCCGACGCCTGGAACGGCGTGGAAGAGGCCGGCTTTAACGCTCCCCTCAAAAAACTGCGGGCCGTGGGCGCCACCTATTCCAACTACATTCAGATCGTGGCCCGGGCCGACAGCGGTATCAGCAGCCTGGAAGACCTCAAGGGCAAGCGCGTATCGGTAGGTGCCCCCCGCTCCGGTACCGAACTAAATGCCCGCGCCATCTTTCAGGCCGCCGGACTGGAGTACGACGACTTCGAGCGCACCGAGTACCTGCCCTTTGGCGAGTCGGTGGAGCTGATGAAAAACCGCCAGCTCGACGCCACCCTGCAGTCTGCCGGCCTCGGCATGGCCGCCTTTCGCGATCTGGCGTCACACGCCCCCGTGGTGTTCATTCCCATTCCCGCCGAGCTGGTCGCCGGTATCGGCAACGATGCCTATCGCCCCGGCGTGATCCCGGCAGGCACCTACACCGGCCAGGACAGCGACGTGCCCACCGTGGCCATCAGCAACCTGCTGATCACCCATGACAAGGTCTCTGACGAAACCGCCTACCAGATGGCAAAACAGGTCTATGAAAACCTGCCGGCGCTGCGCAATGCCCATAACGCCGCCAATGGCATCGATCCGGCCCAGGCCACCAACGGCCTGCCGCTGCCGCTGCACGCCGGAGCCGAACGTTACTTCAGGGAAAAGGGCCTGATCCAGTAA
- a CDS encoding TRAP transporter permease — MSSSETRHHALIFYGALCFSIFQVVTAAFSPLSTTVVRAVHVGFLLFLVYQLYGGRGKPLSRPSVWGMLLGAVALLFAFYHWWFEADLIYRAGDMSQADWVIGSITLIMVFDAARRLMGWALPLICLSFLGYALFGQHLPDALMHRGYGLDQVVSQLAFGTEGIYGTPTYVSSSYIFLFILFGAFLEQAGMLKLFNDVAIGSVGHTRGGPAKVSVLSSGMMGTINGSGVANVVSTGQFTIPLMKKFGYKSDFAGAVEATSSMGGQIMPPVMGAVAFIMAETINVPYVDITKAALIPAVLYFFTVFLMVHLEAGRAGLNGLPKSECPKPLAALKERWYLLMPLVALVIMLFSGFTPLFAGMMGLALTVVLIMGNGVAKKLNAKGLRYGFWVLLGLACASFNHFGITALFVVVAILAALLLLKREQGILATVVNALYQGALHALPVGVACALVGVIIGVISLTGAATIVAGFIIQLGEHSLLLSLALTMVTCLVLGMGIPTIPNYIITSSIAAPALLELGVPLIVSHMFVFYFGIMADLTPPVALAAFAASPIAKASGLRIGLRSLQIAIAGFVVPYMAVYAPELMLQGDAGMLATVFVVFKALLAVSLWGMGAIGYWLRPFALWERLIAVAAAALLVFSLPMTDELGLALAALVLGRHWWQSRRRQPVAVAG; from the coding sequence ATGAGCAGTTCCGAGACCCGGCATCATGCGCTGATCTTTTACGGCGCCCTGTGTTTTTCCATTTTTCAGGTGGTGACCGCCGCCTTCAGCCCGCTGTCCACCACGGTAGTGCGGGCGGTGCACGTCGGCTTTTTGCTGTTTCTGGTCTACCAGCTTTACGGTGGCCGTGGCAAGCCGCTGTCCCGCCCTTCGGTGTGGGGCATGCTGCTTGGTGCCGTGGCCCTGCTGTTTGCCTTTTATCACTGGTGGTTTGAGGCCGACCTGATCTACCGGGCCGGCGACATGAGTCAGGCCGACTGGGTGATCGGCAGCATCACCCTGATCATGGTGTTCGACGCCGCACGCCGGCTGATGGGCTGGGCCCTGCCGCTTATCTGCCTGAGCTTCTTGGGCTATGCCCTGTTTGGCCAGCACCTGCCCGACGCCCTGATGCACCGGGGCTATGGCCTGGATCAGGTGGTGTCCCAGCTCGCCTTTGGCACCGAAGGCATTTACGGTACTCCCACCTATGTTTCATCCAGCTACATTTTCCTGTTTATTCTGTTTGGCGCCTTTCTCGAGCAGGCCGGCATGCTCAAGCTGTTCAACGATGTGGCCATCGGCTCGGTCGGCCATACCCGTGGCGGTCCGGCCAAGGTATCGGTATTGTCCTCGGGCATGATGGGCACCATCAACGGCTCCGGCGTGGCCAACGTGGTCAGCACCGGCCAGTTCACCATTCCCCTGATGAAAAAGTTCGGCTACAAGTCAGACTTTGCCGGTGCGGTGGAAGCCACCAGTTCAATGGGCGGCCAGATCATGCCGCCGGTGATGGGCGCCGTGGCCTTTATCATGGCCGAGACCATCAACGTGCCCTATGTGGACATCACCAAGGCGGCCCTGATCCCCGCCGTGCTCTACTTCTTTACCGTTTTTCTGATGGTGCACCTGGAAGCCGGCCGCGCCGGCCTCAATGGCCTGCCCAAGTCCGAGTGCCCCAAGCCGCTGGCGGCGCTGAAAGAGCGCTGGTACCTGCTGATGCCCCTGGTGGCCCTGGTGATCATGCTGTTCTCCGGCTTTACCCCCCTGTTTGCGGGCATGATGGGCCTGGCGCTGACCGTGGTGCTGATCATGGGCAATGGCGTAGCCAAAAAACTGAACGCGAAGGGATTGCGTTACGGCTTCTGGGTTCTGCTTGGCCTGGCCTGTGCCAGCTTCAACCACTTCGGCATTACCGCCCTGTTTGTGGTGGTGGCCATCCTGGCCGCACTGCTGTTGCTGAAACGCGAACAGGGTATTCTCGCCACCGTGGTCAACGCCCTGTACCAGGGCGCGCTGCATGCCCTGCCGGTGGGGGTGGCCTGTGCCCTGGTAGGGGTGATCATCGGTGTTATCTCGCTGACCGGCGCCGCCACCATAGTGGCCGGCTTCATCATTCAGCTGGGTGAGCACAGCCTGCTGCTGTCACTGGCACTGACCATGGTGACCTGCCTGGTGCTGGGCATGGGCATTCCCACCATTCCCAACTACATCATTACCAGCTCCATCGCCGCCCCGGCACTGCTGGAACTGGGCGTGCCGCTGATCGTGTCGCACATGTTCGTGTTCTATTTCGGCATCATGGCGGATCTGACCCCGCCGGTGGCCCTGGCCGCCTTTGCCGCATCCCCCATCGCCAAGGCCTCTGGCCTGCGCATTGGCCTGCGCTCGCTGCAGATCGCCATCGCCGGCTTTGTGGTGCCCTATATGGCGGTCTATGCCCCGGAGCTGATGCTGCAGGGTGACGCCGGCATGCTGGCCACCGTGTTCGTGGTGTTCAAGGCGCTGCTGGCCGTGTCCCTGTGGGGCATGGGCGCCATCGGCTACTGGCTGCGGCCCTTTGCCCTGTGGGAGCGACTGATCGCCGTGGCGGCCGCCGCCCTGCTGGTATTCTCGCTGCCGATGACCGATGAACTGGGACTGGCCCTGGCCGCCCTGGTGCTGGGTCGCCACTGGTGGCAAAGCCGTCGCCGGCAACCCGTAGCGGTAGCCGGGTGA
- a CDS encoding DUF1850 domain-containing protein: MICLLSASTTVMLLTGSITLGWQHSVEKTRWEETYQAEGRQLRLIEASVQGSGAGMEPPPEARLEQGGWHWQPNLLLDQVTLAGSTFTGEYTLCDANEGCHPLSHWLTPGQTVTLAACDSEAH, from the coding sequence GTGATCTGCCTGCTTTCCGCCTCCACGACGGTGATGCTGCTGACCGGCAGCATCACCCTGGGCTGGCAACATTCGGTGGAAAAAACGCGCTGGGAGGAAACCTACCAGGCCGAAGGGCGGCAACTGCGCCTGATCGAGGCCAGCGTTCAAGGATCGGGGGCCGGCATGGAGCCGCCCCCCGAGGCCCGCCTAGAGCAGGGGGGCTGGCACTGGCAGCCAAACCTGCTGCTTGACCAGGTCACCCTTGCCGGATCGACCTTTACCGGCGAATATACCCTCTGTGATGCAAACGAGGGCTGTCATCCGCTCAGCCACTGGCTGACACCCGGACAGACAGTGACCCTTGCCGCCTGTGACTCGGAGGCCCACTGA
- a CDS encoding sensor histidine kinase: MKKRLPWLLALLLFALLLTLVWQASWRHQVEEQELRAQQQLQVYRTALESEITRFENIPRALQSHPVLTRALQYPDRADALEQANRLLQHMSEETGVEALYLIGADGVTLAASNWHLPHSFIGQNYRYRPYFSDALRGSVGEFYALGATTRTPGYFFGLHMAGPDGAKGVLAAKITLLPLEHSWQPARELVLVVDKDEVIALSSRAELKFRTLAPLTPTARRRLENARQYTPMPLTPLAITYDRHQVEWQGEQYGVSELALPRLQWRMQLWWPSRQLAMNATLLSALTGVGLIALWLLLLYWRQRRRYYRMQLRARSELEQQVMSRTAALAATYRELEQQIQERIQAEARLRSMQHELIHSNRLAALGQMAAGVAHEVNQPLTALRNQSVNTLLLSQHGRHDELETSLQTMGRLIDRIARLTSQLKLFAATRRSTRGQTPLNEALDNILSWLAPRLAEQHIELDRSDGDDALLPMELHALEQVLANLLTNSIDALSDCTAARISIAAGPGWLQWQDNGPGIDSELIDKVTEPFFSTKCAGQGLGLGLSIVRDLVEASDGRLDIQHPPEGGIRFRIDWSNHDPDPH; this comes from the coding sequence TTGAAAAAACGCCTGCCCTGGCTGCTCGCCCTGCTGTTGTTTGCCCTGTTGCTGACCCTGGTCTGGCAAGCCAGCTGGCGGCATCAAGTTGAAGAGCAGGAACTGCGCGCCCAGCAGCAGCTGCAGGTCTACCGCACCGCCCTCGAATCGGAAATTACCCGGTTTGAAAATATTCCCCGCGCCTTGCAGTCCCACCCGGTATTGACCCGCGCCCTGCAATATCCCGATAGGGCTGACGCCCTCGAACAGGCCAACCGGCTGCTGCAGCACATGTCGGAAGAAACCGGAGTGGAAGCCCTGTACCTTATTGGCGCCGACGGCGTGACCCTGGCCGCCAGCAACTGGCACCTGCCACACAGCTTTATCGGCCAGAACTACCGCTACCGCCCCTATTTCAGTGATGCCCTGCGCGGCAGCGTGGGCGAGTTTTATGCCCTGGGAGCCACCACCCGCACCCCGGGCTACTTTTTTGGCCTGCACATGGCAGGCCCGGATGGCGCCAAAGGCGTACTGGCGGCCAAGATCACCCTGCTGCCACTGGAGCACAGCTGGCAGCCGGCCCGCGAACTGGTGCTGGTAGTGGACAAGGACGAGGTCATCGCCCTGTCTTCCCGGGCCGAGCTCAAATTCCGCACCCTGGCACCGCTGACCCCCACGGCGCGCCGGCGGCTGGAAAATGCCCGCCAGTACACCCCCATGCCGTTGACGCCCCTGGCCATTACATACGACCGGCACCAGGTGGAATGGCAGGGCGAGCAGTATGGGGTCAGCGAGCTGGCCCTGCCACGCCTGCAGTGGCGCATGCAACTGTGGTGGCCAAGCCGGCAGCTGGCCATGAATGCCACCCTGCTGAGCGCCCTCACCGGCGTCGGCCTTATCGCCTTGTGGCTGCTTTTGCTGTATTGGCGCCAGCGCCGGCGCTATTACCGCATGCAACTCAGGGCCCGCAGCGAGCTGGAGCAGCAGGTGATGTCCCGCACTGCCGCCCTGGCCGCCACCTACCGGGAGCTGGAGCAACAGATACAGGAGCGCATTCAGGCCGAAGCCAGGCTCAGATCCATGCAGCACGAACTGATCCACAGCAACCGCCTGGCCGCCCTCGGGCAAATGGCCGCCGGGGTCGCCCATGAGGTCAACCAGCCCCTGACGGCGCTGCGCAACCAGTCGGTGAACACCCTGCTGCTGAGTCAGCATGGCCGCCATGACGAGCTGGAAACCAGCCTGCAGACCATGGGCAGGCTGATAGATCGCATCGCTCGACTGACCTCCCAGCTCAAGCTGTTTGCGGCCACCCGCCGCAGCACTCGAGGACAGACGCCGCTGAACGAGGCGCTCGACAACATACTAAGCTGGCTGGCGCCCCGCCTGGCCGAGCAGCACATTGAGCTGGACAGATCCGACGGTGATGATGCACTCCTACCCATGGAGCTGCACGCCCTGGAGCAGGTGCTGGCCAACCTGCTGACCAACAGCATCGATGCCCTGAGCGACTGCACCGCGGCCCGCATCAGCATCGCCGCCGGGCCTGGCTGGCTGCAATGGCAGGACAATGGCCCCGGCATTGATTCCGAGCTCATCGACAAGGTTACCGAGCCGTTTTTCTCCACCAAGTGCGCCGGCCAGGGCCTGGGACTGGGACTGTCCATCGTACGAGACCTGGTGGAGGCCAGCGACGGCCGGCTGGATATTCAACACCCGCCCGAGGGCGGCATTCGATTTCGTATTGACTGGAGTAACCATGACCCCGACCCCCATTGA
- a CDS encoding sigma-54-dependent transcriptional regulator codes for MTPTPIDVWLVEDDDDVRQTLLQTLQLSGIGARGFARAEQALQALPAEAPVVMLSDVRMPGMDGLALLQHLQARDAELPVVLLTGHGDIPMAVEAMRLGAQDFFEKPYQPEQLLHSLRRAMEKRALVLDNRRLRRQLADGKGPGLLLGHTPQMELLRRQIDNIADTNASVLILGETGTGKEMVARSLHQGSGRKGHFVAVNCTALPESIFESEMFGAEPGAFTGVTKRRIGKIEHADNGTLFLDEIEGMPLNLQAKLLRVLQESVLERLGGNQQVDVDARIVAATKVDLQAAGQAGLFRPDLYFRLNVVTLHLPPLRERRADIPLLFLHFVDLAQQQYRREVAPPGEAMLQRLMSHNWPGNVRELRHAAEQYVLGVLPTADNDRPLPLPRQLAALEQQLILDAMHQADDNVALAAERLGIPRKTLYDKLARYRQQAGES; via the coding sequence ATGACCCCGACCCCCATTGACGTCTGGCTGGTGGAAGACGACGATGACGTACGCCAGACCCTGCTGCAAACCCTGCAGCTGTCCGGCATCGGCGCCCGGGGCTTTGCCCGGGCTGAGCAGGCATTGCAGGCGCTGCCGGCAGAAGCCCCCGTGGTCATGCTGTCGGATGTGCGCATGCCAGGCATGGACGGACTGGCCCTGTTGCAGCATTTACAGGCACGCGACGCCGAGCTGCCGGTAGTGCTGCTGACCGGTCACGGCGACATTCCCATGGCGGTGGAAGCCATGCGCCTGGGCGCCCAGGACTTTTTTGAAAAGCCCTACCAGCCCGAGCAACTGCTGCACAGCCTGCGCCGGGCCATGGAGAAACGGGCGCTGGTGCTGGACAACCGCCGGCTGCGGCGGCAGCTGGCCGACGGCAAGGGGCCGGGTCTGCTGCTGGGCCATACCCCGCAAATGGAGCTGCTGCGCCGGCAGATAGACAATATTGCCGACACCAACGCCAGTGTGCTGATCCTGGGTGAGACCGGCACCGGCAAGGAAATGGTGGCCCGCAGCCTGCATCAGGGCAGCGGACGCAAGGGCCACTTTGTCGCGGTCAACTGCACCGCCCTGCCCGAGTCCATCTTTGAAAGCGAAATGTTCGGGGCCGAGCCCGGCGCCTTTACCGGTGTCACCAAGCGACGCATCGGCAAAATCGAACATGCCGACAACGGCACTTTGTTTCTCGATGAAATAGAAGGCATGCCCCTCAATCTGCAGGCCAAGCTGCTGAGGGTATTGCAGGAGTCGGTACTGGAGCGCCTGGGGGGAAATCAACAGGTGGACGTGGACGCCCGCATCGTGGCGGCCACCAAGGTGGATCTGCAGGCGGCCGGCCAGGCCGGCCTGTTTCGCCCGGATCTCTACTTTCGGCTCAATGTGGTGACCCTGCACCTGCCTCCACTCCGGGAGCGGCGGGCCGACATTCCGCTGTTGTTTCTGCACTTTGTGGATCTGGCGCAGCAACAGTACCGGCGGGAAGTGGCGCCTCCGGGCGAGGCCATGCTGCAACGACTGATGAGCCACAATTGGCCGGGCAACGTGCGCGAGCTGCGCCATGCCGCCGAACAGTATGTGCTGGGGGTGCTGCCTACCGCCGACAACGACAGGCCCCTGCCGCTGCCGCGCCAGCTCGCGGCCCTGGAGCAGCAGCTGATCCTGGATGCCATGCACCAGGCCGATGACAATGTGGCGCTGGCCGCCGAGCGGCTCGGCATTCCCCGCAAGACCCTGTATGACAAGCTGGCCCGCTACCGTCAGCAGGCCGGCGAGTCCTGA
- a CDS encoding DUF3108 domain-containing protein, with amino-acid sequence MLHKCLLALAGLMMATGAAARDIEQLRAEFAVTLNGDTTRGVNTLTIDRNREQYHVHFSLRHWLLDVDQKASFAWQDCTARPEIFNYQAKYLGTTREERLVFDQGTDMVLYQDKEGDKLLSAQGGVLDPVSFFFEARCDLMAGETAFSYQVIRDGKIKDTPFKVVGSEALRTGLGTLDTLIVERDRGDSKRKTRFWVAPELDYLLVQISHEESSLLAVTATLEKMTWNMVDAQ; translated from the coding sequence ATGCTGCACAAATGCCTGTTGGCGCTGGCGGGCCTGATGATGGCGACCGGCGCGGCCGCCCGAGACATTGAACAGTTGCGTGCCGAATTCGCGGTGACGCTCAACGGCGACACCACCCGGGGGGTCAACACCCTGACCATAGATCGCAACCGGGAGCAGTATCATGTGCACTTTTCCCTGCGCCACTGGTTGCTGGACGTGGATCAGAAGGCCAGCTTTGCCTGGCAGGACTGCACCGCCCGACCCGAAATCTTCAATTACCAGGCAAAATACCTGGGCACGACCCGGGAAGAGCGGCTGGTGTTCGATCAGGGCACCGACATGGTGCTGTACCAGGACAAGGAAGGGGACAAGCTGTTGTCGGCACAAGGCGGCGTGCTGGACCCGGTCAGTTTCTTTTTCGAGGCTCGCTGCGATCTGATGGCCGGTGAAACCGCCTTTAGCTACCAGGTTATTCGCGACGGTAAAATCAAGGACACGCCCTTCAAGGTGGTGGGTAGCGAAGCACTCAGAACCGGCCTGGGCACCCTGGACACCCTGATCGTGGAACGGGACCGGGGCGACAGCAAGCGCAAGACCCGCTTCTGGGTGGCGCCCGAGCTGGATTACCTGCTGGTGCAAATCAGCCACGAGGAAAGCAGCCTGCTGGCGGTGACCGCTACCCTCGAAAAAATGACCTGGAACATGGTGGACGCCCAGTAA
- a CDS encoding MFS transporter, which produces MFGNDAKQRIIRLLAPHNGDEDARVCKDIPDDACHQVPANRRWLILGQLASALAELLVNAKTVLPWLFQAVGAPVWLIGWLVPIRESGSMLPQLLLGAWVRHMPVRKGAWLWGAGLQAGCLVLMALTALLFSGWLAGVLLLGGLALMSLSRGLCSIAAKDVLGKTIPKNGRGRVTGTGASLAGGLGLLFGLMLGWLGELPLWGYVLILLAAAAVWVLGMLCYRRIEEQPGATEGGVNGWRHALHSLQLVRDDADFRRFLLVRTLLLSTALVTPYYVLLAQDHDGAARVLGSLVIAQGLAQFASSWVWGWLADLSSRRVLQLAGAIAALLGLAVWLHLGVLGGTPFAGYFAGVVFVLSLAHAGVRVGRKTYLVDLAGGNRRTDYVAVSNTLMGVLLLLAGALSMLLALLSGLAVILVFSLLALLGVWLAQSLPDVQADAPSEDK; this is translated from the coding sequence ATGTTTGGCAACGATGCAAAGCAACGAATTATTCGGCTGCTGGCCCCGCACAACGGCGATGAAGATGCCCGCGTCTGCAAGGACATTCCCGATGACGCCTGCCATCAGGTGCCGGCCAACCGGCGCTGGCTGATCCTGGGGCAGTTGGCCTCGGCCCTGGCCGAACTGCTGGTCAATGCCAAAACCGTGCTGCCCTGGCTATTTCAGGCGGTGGGCGCGCCGGTGTGGCTGATCGGCTGGCTGGTGCCGATACGGGAAAGCGGCTCCATGTTGCCCCAACTGCTGCTGGGAGCCTGGGTGCGTCACATGCCGGTGCGCAAGGGCGCCTGGTTGTGGGGCGCCGGGCTGCAGGCCGGCTGTCTGGTGCTGATGGCACTGACGGCCCTGTTGTTTTCCGGCTGGCTGGCCGGCGTGCTGCTGCTGGGCGGGCTGGCGCTGATGAGCCTGTCCCGCGGGCTGTGCTCCATCGCCGCCAAAGACGTGCTCGGCAAGACCATTCCCAAAAACGGTCGGGGCAGGGTCACCGGCACCGGCGCCAGTCTGGCGGGGGGCCTGGGCCTGCTGTTCGGGCTGATGCTGGGCTGGTTGGGCGAGCTGCCGCTGTGGGGCTATGTGCTGATCCTGCTGGCGGCGGCCGCGGTGTGGGTGCTGGGCATGCTCTGTTACCGCCGAATTGAGGAGCAGCCCGGCGCCACCGAAGGCGGGGTGAACGGCTGGCGCCACGCCCTGCACAGCCTGCAGCTGGTGCGTGACGACGCCGACTTTCGGCGCTTTTTGCTGGTTCGCACCCTGTTGCTGTCCACCGCCCTGGTGACCCCCTATTATGTGTTGCTGGCCCAGGATCACGATGGCGCCGCCCGTGTGCTGGGCAGCCTGGTGATCGCCCAGGGACTGGCCCAGTTCGCCAGCAGCTGGGTATGGGGCTGGCTGGCGGATCTGTCGTCGCGCCGCGTGCTGCAACTGGCCGGTGCGATTGCCGCACTGCTGGGGCTGGCGGTGTGGCTGCACCTGGGCGTGCTGGGCGGCACGCCGTTCGCCGGTTATTTTGCGGGGGTGGTGTTTGTGCTCAGCCTGGCCCACGCCGGGGTACGGGTCGGGCGCAAGACCTATCTGGTGGATCTGGCTGGCGGAAACCGGCGCACCGATTATGTGGCGGTGAGCAACACCCTGATGGGCGTACTCCTGCTGCTGGCGGGAGCGCTGAGCATGCTGCTGGCGCTGTTGTCGGGGTTGGCGGTGATACTGGTGTTTTCGCTGCTGGCGCTTCTTGGTGTATGGTTGGCACAAAGTCTGCCTGATGTTCAGGCCGACGCACCCAGTGAGGACAAATAA
- a CDS encoding response regulator transcription factor, with translation MDTGYRIVIADDHPLFRSALHQAVRLAVSDAQLQEVDSIDSLLQLLEDSDEVDLLLLDLKMPGASGFSGLTRLRALYPALPVVVVSASEDAVVVQQAMRLGAVGFIPKSAPMPTLVSALNTVLEGDGWFPEGISLEDAPEDDMAERLASLTPQQFKVLTMLSEGKLNKQIAYELEVSEATIKAHVTAIFRKLDVKNRTQAVIALSQLTGGDF, from the coding sequence ATGGACACGGGCTACCGCATCGTTATTGCCGATGATCACCCCCTGTTTCGCAGCGCGCTGCACCAGGCCGTCCGGCTGGCAGTCAGCGATGCCCAGCTGCAGGAAGTAGACAGTATCGACAGCCTGCTGCAGTTGCTGGAAGACTCCGACGAGGTAGATTTGTTGTTGCTGGATCTGAAAATGCCCGGCGCCAGCGGTTTTTCCGGGCTGACCCGGCTGCGCGCCCTGTACCCGGCCCTGCCGGTGGTAGTGGTGTCCGCCAGCGAAGACGCGGTGGTGGTGCAGCAGGCCATGCGCCTGGGCGCGGTGGGCTTTATTCCCAAGTCGGCGCCCATGCCCACCCTGGTGAGTGCGCTGAATACCGTGCTCGAAGGCGACGGCTGGTTTCCCGAGGGCATCAGCCTGGAGGACGCCCCCGAGGACGACATGGCCGAGCGCCTGGCCAGCCTCACTCCCCAGCAGTTCAAGGTGCTCACCATGCTGTCGGAAGGCAAGCTCAACAAGCAAATCGCCTACGAGCTGGAGGTGTCGGAAGCCACCATCAAGGCCCATGTCACCGCCATTTTCCGCAAGCTGGACGTCAAAAACCGAACCCAGGCGGTCATCGCCCTGTCCCAGCTGACCGGCGGCGACTTCTGA